The Coffea arabica cultivar ET-39 chromosome 8e, Coffea Arabica ET-39 HiFi, whole genome shotgun sequence genome window below encodes:
- the LOC113706463 gene encoding 17.3 kDa class II heat shock protein-like, producing the protein MDVRLMGWDTPLFQTIQHMMDATDDADKTVNAPSRTYVRDTKAMASTPADVKEYPNSYAFIVDMPGLKSGDIKVQVEEDNVLIISGERKREEEKEGAKYVRMERRVGKFMRKFVLPENANTDAISAVCQDGVLTVTVQKLPPPEPKKAKTIQVQIA; encoded by the coding sequence atggacGTGAGGCTAATGGGATGGGATACCCCACTCTTCCAAACCATCCAGCACATGATGGACGCCACGGACGATGCAGACAAGACCGTCAACGCTCCGTCGAGGACCTACGTTCGAGATACCAAGGCTATGGCTTCCACTCCGGCTGACGTCAAGGAATATCCCAATTCCTACGCGTTCATTGTGGATATGCCGGGGTTGAAGTCGGGGGACATCAAGGTTCAGGTGGAGGAAGACAATGTGCTGATTATCAGCGGAGAGAGGAAGAGGGAAGAGGAGAAAGAAGGGGCCAAGTACGTGAGGATGGAGAGGAGGGTCGGCAAGTTCATGAGGAAGTTTGTGCTGCCGGAGAATGCCAATACCGATGCAATTTCTGCGGTGTGTCAAGATGGTGTGTTGACTGTTACCGTTCAGAAATTGCCCCCTCCTGAACCCAAGAAGGCCAAGACAATTCAGGTCCAGATTGCTTGA
- the LOC140013096 gene encoding uncharacterized protein, which produces MFMISCVYAVLCLTMDSLTTRLKNLGEYNQFVQHYFCHSFATIQKHELDKGNKILMPASALDCLSALRIHYPMMFSIQNIYDDSGGRTSHCGVLEFTAEGGSIFAPQWMMDSLKILEGDLVLLKSVYLPKGTFVKLQPHTTDFINLSNPKAVLEKTLQRYACLTTGDTITISHDKKKFQIDVLEAEPSPAISIIDTDCEVDFAAPLDYKEPEKKASQKVEEEKPKFVAFSGLARRIDGAPLAHLSDIVAEKLEKNVISKKNSTKTCDCEGPGKKMVFDSNTINKEPPNKYDVKKEEVNKFEPFTGRKNVTGS; this is translated from the coding sequence ATGTTCATGATTTCTTGCGTTTATGCTGTCTTGTGCTTGACAATGGACTCCCTAACAACTCGTCTAAAAAATTTGGGAGAATACAATCAATTTGTGCAGCACTACTTTTGCCATTCTTTCGCTACAATCCAGAAACATGAACTCGACAAGGGAAACAAAATTCTAATGCCTGCTTCGGCTTTAGATTGCCTTTCTGCTCTCAGGATTCATTACCCCATGATGTTTTCTATACAAAATATTTATGACGATTCTGGTGGCCGCACTTCTCATTGTGGAGTCTTGGAGTTCACAGCCGAAGGGGGCTCAATCTTCGCTCCGCAGTGGATGATGGACAGCTTGAAGATCCTCGAAGGAGACCTCGTACTCCTCAAGAGCGTCTATCTTCCTAAGGGTACTTTCGTGAAGTTGCAGCCGCATACAACTGATTTCATCAATCTTTCCAATCCTAAAGCTGTTTTGGAGAAAACCCTCCAAAGATATGCTTGTTTGACAACCGGAGACACCATCACAATCTCTCACGATAAGAAGAAGTTTCAGATTGACGTACTTGAGGCCGAACCAAGCCCTGCAATTAGTATCATTGACACGGATTGTGAGGTAGATTTTGCGGCTCCTTTGGATTACAAGGAACCTGAGAAGAAAGCCTCGCAGAAGGTTGAAGAGGAGAAGCCTAAGTTTGTAGCGTTTTCAGGCTTAGCAAGGCGAATAGATGGGGCGCCGCTGGCACATCTGTCCGATATCGTAGCAGAAAAACTGGAGAAGAATGTGATCAGTAAAAAGAATTCAACGAAAACCTGTGATTGTGAAGGACCAGGAAAGAAGATGGTGTTTGATTCGAACACGATCAATAAGGAACCCCCAAACAAATATGACGTCAAGAAGGAAGAAGTGAATAAATTTGAACCGTTCACGGGAAGGAAAAATGTTACAGGGTCTTAA
- the LOC140013097 gene encoding 17.3 kDa class II heat shock protein-like: MDVRLLGLDAPLVNALHHLIDAADDGDKIANAPTRTYVRDAKAMAATPADVKEYPNSYVFIVDMPGLKSGDIKVQVEDDNVLVVSGERKREEEKEGARYVRMERRVGKFMRKFVLPENANTDAISAVCRDGVLTVTVHKLPPPEPKKPKTIEVKIA; this comes from the coding sequence ATGGACGTCAGACTGCTGGGCTTAGACGCTCCACTGGTTAACGCCCTCCACCACCTAATTGACGCCGCGGATGATGGAGACAAGATTGCCAATGCACCCACAAGGACCTACGTCCGAGACGCCAAGGCCATGGCCGCCACCCCTGCCGACGTGAAGGAGTATCCCAATTCCTACGTGTTCATTGTGGATATGCCCGGGTTGAAATCGGGGGACATCAAGGTTCAGGTGGAGGATGACAATGTGCTGGTTGTCAGCGGAGAGAGGAAGAGGGAAGAGGAGAAAGAAGGTGCCAGGTACGTGAGGATGGAGAGGAGGGTCGGCAAGTTCATGAGGAAATTCGTGCTGCCGGAGAACGCCAATACCGATGCAATTTCTGCTGTTTGCCGAGATGGGGTATTGACTGTCACCGTCCACAAATTGCCCCCTCCTGAGCCTAAGAAGCCCAAGACTATTGAGGTCAAGATTGCTTGA